The genomic DNA CGGCCGCCTCACCTCCGGCGCCCTGGTCTCCTTCGAGGCCACCCGCTACGCCACCGGCCGCAAGAACGCCCTGCGCATCGAACTCAACGGCGAGCGCGGCTCCCTCGCCTTCGACCTGGAACGGCTCAACGAGCTGTCGTACCACGACGGCACCGAGCCCGGGGAACACGCCGGCTTCCGCCGGATCCTGGTCACCGAACCCGAACACCCCTACCTGGACGCCTGGTGGCCGCCGGGCCACGGGCTCGGCTACGAGCACACCTTCGTGCACCAGGCGCGCGACCTCGTGCACGCCGTGGCAGAGGGCCGCGGGCCCGAACCCTCCTTCGCCGACGGGCTGCAGGTGCAGCGCGTGCTCGCCGCCGTGGAGGAGAGCGCCGAGAAGAACTCCGTCTACACCCCGATCACCCCCTGAGGAGGCCGGCAGCGCCATGCCACGCAACTTCACGCTCTTCACCGGACAGTGGGCGGACCTGCCGCTGGAGGAGGTCTGCCGCCTCGCCCGCGACTTCGGCTACGACGGCCTGGAACTCGCCTGCTGGGGCGACCACTTCGAGGTCGACAAGGCCCTCGCGGACCCGTCCTACGTGGAATCCCGGCACCAGCTGCTCGACAAGTACGGCCTCAAGTGCTGGGCCATCTCCAACCACCTGGTCGGCCAGGCCGTCTGCGACGCCATCATCGACGAGCGCCACGAGGCCATCCTGCCCGCCCGCATCTGGGGCGACGGCGACGCGGAGGGGGTGCGGCAGCGCGCCGCCGCCGAGATCAAGGACACCGCACGCGCCGCCGCCCGGCTCGGCGTCGACACCGTCATCGGCTTCACCGGCTCTTCGATCTGGCACCTGGTCGCCATGTTCCCGCCGGCGCCCGAATCCATGATCGAGCGCGGCTACCAGGACTTCGCGGACCGCTGGAACCCGATCCTGGACGTCTTCGACGCCGAGGGCGTGCGGTTCGCCCACGAGGTGCACCCCAGCGAGATCGCCTACGACTACTGGACCACGCAACGCGCCCTGGAGGCGGTCGGCCACCGGCCCGCCTTCGGCCTCAACTTCGACCCGTCCCACTTCGTGTGGCAGGACCTCGACCCCGTCGGTTTCCTGTGGGACTTCCGCGACCGCATCTACCACGTCGACTGCAAGGAGGCCCGCAAGCGCCTCGACGGCCGCAACGGGCGGCTCGGCTCCCACCTGCCCTGGGGCGACCCGCGGCGCGGCTGGGACTTCGTGTCGGCCGGCCACGGCGACGTCCCCTGGGAGGACGTCTTCCGCATGCTGCGCTCCATCGACTACCAGGGGCCCGTCTCCGTCGAGTGGGAGGACGCCGGCATGGACCGGCTGCAGGGCGCGCCCGAAGCCCTCTCCCGGCTCAAGGCCTTCGACTTCGAGCCGCCGAGCGCGTCCTTCGACGCCGCGTTCAACAGCTGACCGCGCGCTCCCGAGCGCAGGCCGGGACGGGGACCGGACCACCCGCCGGTCCCCGGTCCGGCCTGCCTGAATCCCGCTTTGTCCTGAGTTGGGAAAAAGTTCAACCAGCTGCGGTCCAAGGGGTGTTCGCCCCGGAAGAACGCGGTTACCGTCCCTGAAGTGTTCAGGACACTCACACCTCCGGGGTGACGGCGCACCCCGGCGCCCGCATCGCACGTCTTCGCACCCATCCCGTACGGCCCACCCGTTCCCGGAGGGACTTCGTGCACAGAACCAGACTCAAAGGCACCGGCACCACCAGGCGCCCCAGGCTTCGCACCACACTCGCCCTGTTCACCGGCCTGCTGCTGGCCGTGGGCACCCCGGCGACCGTCGCCGGCGCCCACCCCGGCCACCCGGAGCACGACGAGACGGCGGCCGCCGCCGAGGGACAGTTCCAGCAGGTACCGCTCGCCAAGGGCGAGCCCGAGATGGGCGAGCCGATGTCGCTCGCGGTGCTCCCGGACCGCAGCGTCCTGCATACCGCCCGCGACGGCACACTGCGCCTGACCGACCAGGGCGGCGTCACCAAGGTCGCCGGCAAGATCCCGGTCTACAACCACGACGAGGAGGGCCTGCAGGGCGTAGGCATCGACCCGGACTTCGAGAACAACCGGGCGATCTACCTCTACTACGCCCCGCCGCTCGACACCCCCGCGGGCGACGCCCCGGAGAACGGCACCGCCGAGGACTTCAAGCCCTTCGACGGCGTCAACCGCCTCTCCCGCTTCGTCCTGAACGCCAACGGCACGCTGGACATGGCCAGCGAGAAGAAGGTTCTCGACGTCGCGGCCTCCCGGGGCACCTGCTGTCACGTCGGCGGCGACATCGCCTTCGACGCCGAGGGCAACCTCTACCTCTCCACCGGCGACGACACCAACCCGTTCGCCTCCGACGGCTACACGCCGATCGACGAGCGCGCGGACCGCAACCCGGCCTTCGACGCCCGCCGCAGCGCCGGCAACACCAACGACCTGCGCGGCAAGCTCCTGCGCATCAAGGTCGCCGAGGACGGCTCGTACACCATCCCGGAGGGCAACCTCTTCGAGCCCGGCACGGAGAAGACCCGGCCCGAGATCTACGCGATGGGCTTCCGCAACCCGTTCCGGATCAGCGTCGACAAGAAGACCGGCACGGTCTACGTCGGCGACTACGGCCCCGACGCGGGCGCCGCCGACCCGAAGCGCGGCCCGGCCGGGCAGGTCGAGTTCGCCAAGGTCACCAAGGCCGCCAACTTCGGCTGGCCCTTCTGCACCGGTGACAACGACCCGTACGTCGACTACGACTTCGCCACCAAGACCTCCGGCGAGACCTTCGACTGCGCCGCCCCGAAGAACACCTCGCCGCACAACACCGGCCTCACCGACCTGCCGCCCGCGCAGACCGCGTGGATCCCCTACGACGACGACTCCGTGCCCGAGTTCGGCAGCGGCTCCGAGTCCCCGATGGGCGGCCCGGTCTACCGCTACGACCCCGACCTCGACTCCAGCGTGAAGTTCCCCGAGGAGTACGACGGGGACTTCTTCGCCGGTGAGTTCGGCCGCCGCTGGATCAAGCGGATCGAGCAGACCGAGGACGGCGCGGTCTCCAAGATCAACGACTTCCCGTGGACCGGCACCCAGATCATGGACATGGAGTTCGGCCCCGACGGCGCGCTCTACGTCCTGGACTACGGTCTGTCCTGGTTCCAGGGCGACAAGGACTCCGCCCTGTACCGGATCGAGAACGCCGCGGACGGCTTCTCGCCGATCGCCGAGGTGAGCGCGAACAAGACCTCCGGCGCGGCCGGCCTGAAGGTCGCCTTCACCGCCACCGCCAAGGACGCCGACTCCCCGGACCTCACCTACGGCTGGGACTTCGGCGACGGCACCAAGGGCGAGGGCCTCACGCCCACCCACAAGTACAAGAAGGTCGGCACCTACACCGCGACCTTCACCGCCAAGGACCCCGAGGGCAACACCGGCAACGCCAGCGTCCGCATCGTCGTCGGCAACACCGAGCCCAAGGTGACGATCGAGACCCCCGGCAACGGCACCCTGCTCCCCATGGGACAGCCCATCCCGTTCAAGGTGAAGGTCACCGACCCCGAGGAGACGATCGACTGCTCCAAGGTCAAGGTCGCCTACAGCCTCGGCCACGACTCCCACGCCCACGAGCTGACCAGCGAGATGGGCTGTGAGGGCACCCTCAACCCGCCGCCGGGCGACGGCGGTCACGACCCCAACGCCAACATCTACGGCGTCGTCGGCGCCAGCTACACCGACGGTGGGGCCAACGGCCAGGAGGCCCTGACCGGCACCGCCCGCACCGTGATCCAGCCCCCGCACCGCCAGGCCGAGCACTTCACCGCTCAGCAGGGCGTGTCGCCCATCGACAAGACCGGCGCCAACGGCGGCAAGACCGTCGGCGACATCAACGACGGCGACTGGATCTCCTTCAGCCCCTACAAGTTCGACGGGCAGAAGAAGCTGACCGTACGGGCCTCCTCCGGCGGCGCCGGCGGCTATATCGAGGTCCGCACCGGCTCGCCCACCGGTCCGCTGCACGGTTCGGCGTACATCCCGCCGACCGGCAGCTGGGAGACCTTCCAGAACGTCGACGTGCCGCTGCGGGCCCTGCCCAAGAAGACCACCGACGTCTACCTGGTCTTCAAGGGCGGCGAGGGCGCGCTGTTCGACGTCGACGACTTCGAGTTCTCCACGGAGCCGTTCAAGGCCGGCAAGAAGGTCCTGGTCTTCTCCAAGACCGCGGGCTTCCGCCACGACTCCATCCCGGCCGGCATCGCCGCGCTGAAGGAGCTGGGCACCCCGGCCGGCATCTCGGTCACCGCGACCGAGGAGGCCGGACAGTTCACCACGGCCAACCTCGCCAAGTACGACGCGGTCGCCTTCCTGTCCACCACCGGTGACGTACTCAACGCCGATCAGCAGAAGGCGTTCGAGAACTACGTCAAGAACGGCGGCGGCTACATGGGCATCCACGCCGCCGCCGACACCGAGTACGACTGGGAGTTCTACGGCGGCCTCGTCGGCGCCTACTTCGACTCCCACCCGGCCATCCAGAAGGCCACCGTCCGCGTCGAGGACCACGACCACCCGGCCACCGCGCACCTGGACGACGCCTGGGAGCGCACCGACGAGCTGTACAACTACCGCACCAACCCGCGTGAGCAGGCCAAGGTCCTCGCCACCCTCGACGAGACCACCTACCAGGGCGGCAACATGAAGGGCGACCACCCGATCGCCTGGTGCCAGCCCTACGAGGGCGGCCGCGCCTTCTACACCGGCCTCGGCCACACCAAGGAGTCCTACGCGGACGAGGCCTTCCGCGGCCACCTGCTCGGCGGCATGCAGTACGCCACCGGCCAGGTCAAGGCGGACTGCAAGCCGGCCAGGGGCTACCGGGACATCTTCAACGGCCAGACCCTGGAAGGCTGGAAGCAGGCCGGCCCCGGAAAGTTCAACGTCAAGGACGGCGTCCTGGAGTCCGAGGGCGGCATGGGCCTGCTCTGGTACCAGGCCAAGGAACTGAAGTCGTACTCCCTCAAGCTCGACTGGAAGATGCGGGGCGACGACAACTCCGGCGTCTTCGTGGGCTTCCCGGCCTCCGACGACCCCTGGTCCGCCGTCGACAAGGGCTACGAGATCCAGATCGACGCCACGGACGCCGTGGACCGCACCACCGGTGCGATCTACACCTTCAAGGCGGCGAACATCAAGGCCCGTGACCAGGTTCTGCGGCCGCCCGGCCAGTGGAACTCCTACGAGATCAAGGTCCGGGGCGAACGCCTCCAGGTGTTCCTCAACGGAGTCAAGATCAACGACTTCACCAACAAGGACCCCGAGCGGAGCCTGACCGACGGCTACATCGGCCTGCAGAACCACGGCGCCGACGACCAGGTCTCCTTCCGCGACATCCAGCTCAAGGAACTGCCCTCCTAGGGCGAACCCGCCCCTGAGGGGGCGACCGGAACGGCGGCGGGCGGAGGACGCCGGACCTCCGCCCGCCGTCACCCCGAACGGAACCCCCGGCCGTACCACCGCTCGTGTGTGCCCGACGCGCTCGACAAGGAGGCTGCCCATGTCCGCGTCCCCCTCTGCTTCCTCCCGTGGCTCCCGTACCGGTGTCTGGCTGATCGGAGCCCGCGGCTCCGTCGCCACCACGGTGGTGGCGGGCTGCGCCGCCGTGACCGCGGGGCTGAACCCGCCGACCGGCATGGTCACCGAGACCCCCGACTTCGCCGACGCCGGACTCCCCGCCCTCCCGGCCCTCGTCTTCGGCGGTCACGACACCGTGGACTGCCCCCTGCCCAAGCGGGCCGAGGCCCTGGCCGCCGGTGGCGTGCTGCCGCACGGACTGCCCTCGGCCGTGCACGCGGAACTGGCCGCGGCCGACCGCGAGATCCGCCCCGGCGGCCCGCTGCCCGGCGACACCCGCGACGAGGAGGAGCTGATCGCCGCCTTCGCCGCGGACATCACCGACTTCGCGCGCCGCTCGGGTGTGGACCGGACGGTGGTCGTGAACGTCGCCTCCACCGAACCCGCGCCCAGTGGTGGCGCCCTGCCCGCCAGCTCGCTGTACGCCGCCGCCGCCCTCCGCGCCGGCTGCCCGTACGTCAACTTCACGCCGTCGACCGGCCTGCACCACCCGGCGCTGTCCGCACCGGCGGAAGCGAGCGGCCTGCCCCACGCCGGCCGCGACGGCAAGACCGGGCAGACCCTGTTGCGCTCGGTGCTCGGCCCGATGTTCGCGCAACGGGCGCTGGCGGTGCGTGCCTGGTCGGGCACGAACCTGCTGGGCGGCGGCGACGGCGCGGCGCTGGCCGACCCGGCCGCCGCCGCGGCGAAGAACGCCGGCAAGGAGCGCGTCCTGGCCGACACCCTCGGCGCCCCCGTCGAGGGCGAGGTCCACATCGACGACGTGCCCGCCCTCGGCGACTGGAAGACCGCCTGGGACCACATCGCCTTCGACGGCTTCCTCGGCGCCCGCATGTTCCTCCAGACCACCTGGCAGGGCTGCGACTCGTCCCTGGCCGCGCCGCTCGTCCTGGACCTGGCCCGTCTGGTCGCCCGCGCCCACCAGCGGGGCCTGTCCGGCCCCCTGGGTGAACTGGGCTTCTTCTTCAAGGACCCGGTGGGGGACGGACCGTCGTCCCTGGCCGAGCAGTACGGGGAGCTGAAACGCTTCGCCGGACGGCTGCGGGACGACGCTGACCGCGCCCCCGGCGACGGGGAGGGCCGCGAGGGCGGGCAGAACGGTGCCGCCGGGGAGAACGGTCCCGACAGGGAGAACGGTCCCGTCAGGGAGAACGGTCCCGACAGGGAGGACGGTGACGCCGTTGCCGTCCGGTCCGACGGCCGCGGTGTCGAAGGCGGGGCCGGGCGATGAGCCGCGCCGTCGCCGCGGCGCGGGACGCGGCCGCTCCGTCGGGAGCCCCGGCCGCGTCGTCGGGGACGCCGGCCGGAGCGTCGGCGGTGCCGGGAGCGGCCTCCGGGGCCATCGGGCCGCCACTCGCGACCGCCGCAGCGTCCCCTCGGGCCGCCCGCCTCGGCGCCTGGGCCGAACTGCTCCGGCTGCCCGCCCTGTTCACCGTCCCCGGCGACGCCCTGGCCGGCGCGGCGGCGGCCGGTGCGCGCCCCGGGCCCCGCAGCCTGCTCGCCATCGGCTCCTCCCTGTGCCTGTACGAGGCCGGCATGGCGCTCAACGACTGGGCCGACCGCGCGGAGGACGCCGCGGAGCGCCCGCACCGCCCCCTCCCCTCCGGCCGTATCCGCCCCGCCGCCGC from Streptomyces sp. CB09001 includes the following:
- a CDS encoding sugar phosphate isomerase/epimerase family protein; the encoded protein is MPRNFTLFTGQWADLPLEEVCRLARDFGYDGLELACWGDHFEVDKALADPSYVESRHQLLDKYGLKCWAISNHLVGQAVCDAIIDERHEAILPARIWGDGDAEGVRQRAAAEIKDTARAAARLGVDTVIGFTGSSIWHLVAMFPPAPESMIERGYQDFADRWNPILDVFDAEGVRFAHEVHPSEIAYDYWTTQRALEAVGHRPAFGLNFDPSHFVWQDLDPVGFLWDFRDRIYHVDCKEARKRLDGRNGRLGSHLPWGDPRRGWDFVSAGHGDVPWEDVFRMLRSIDYQGPVSVEWEDAGMDRLQGAPEALSRLKAFDFEPPSASFDAAFNS
- a CDS encoding ThuA domain-containing protein, producing MHRTRLKGTGTTRRPRLRTTLALFTGLLLAVGTPATVAGAHPGHPEHDETAAAAEGQFQQVPLAKGEPEMGEPMSLAVLPDRSVLHTARDGTLRLTDQGGVTKVAGKIPVYNHDEEGLQGVGIDPDFENNRAIYLYYAPPLDTPAGDAPENGTAEDFKPFDGVNRLSRFVLNANGTLDMASEKKVLDVAASRGTCCHVGGDIAFDAEGNLYLSTGDDTNPFASDGYTPIDERADRNPAFDARRSAGNTNDLRGKLLRIKVAEDGSYTIPEGNLFEPGTEKTRPEIYAMGFRNPFRISVDKKTGTVYVGDYGPDAGAADPKRGPAGQVEFAKVTKAANFGWPFCTGDNDPYVDYDFATKTSGETFDCAAPKNTSPHNTGLTDLPPAQTAWIPYDDDSVPEFGSGSESPMGGPVYRYDPDLDSSVKFPEEYDGDFFAGEFGRRWIKRIEQTEDGAVSKINDFPWTGTQIMDMEFGPDGALYVLDYGLSWFQGDKDSALYRIENAADGFSPIAEVSANKTSGAAGLKVAFTATAKDADSPDLTYGWDFGDGTKGEGLTPTHKYKKVGTYTATFTAKDPEGNTGNASVRIVVGNTEPKVTIETPGNGTLLPMGQPIPFKVKVTDPEETIDCSKVKVAYSLGHDSHAHELTSEMGCEGTLNPPPGDGGHDPNANIYGVVGASYTDGGANGQEALTGTARTVIQPPHRQAEHFTAQQGVSPIDKTGANGGKTVGDINDGDWISFSPYKFDGQKKLTVRASSGGAGGYIEVRTGSPTGPLHGSAYIPPTGSWETFQNVDVPLRALPKKTTDVYLVFKGGEGALFDVDDFEFSTEPFKAGKKVLVFSKTAGFRHDSIPAGIAALKELGTPAGISVTATEEAGQFTTANLAKYDAVAFLSTTGDVLNADQQKAFENYVKNGGGYMGIHAAADTEYDWEFYGGLVGAYFDSHPAIQKATVRVEDHDHPATAHLDDAWERTDELYNYRTNPREQAKVLATLDETTYQGGNMKGDHPIAWCQPYEGGRAFYTGLGHTKESYADEAFRGHLLGGMQYATGQVKADCKPARGYRDIFNGQTLEGWKQAGPGKFNVKDGVLESEGGMGLLWYQAKELKSYSLKLDWKMRGDDNSGVFVGFPASDDPWSAVDKGYEIQIDATDAVDRTTGAIYTFKAANIKARDQVLRPPGQWNSYEIKVRGERLQVFLNGVKINDFTNKDPERSLTDGYIGLQNHGADDQVSFRDIQLKELPS
- a CDS encoding inositol-3-phosphate synthase, coding for MSASPSASSRGSRTGVWLIGARGSVATTVVAGCAAVTAGLNPPTGMVTETPDFADAGLPALPALVFGGHDTVDCPLPKRAEALAAGGVLPHGLPSAVHAELAAADREIRPGGPLPGDTRDEEELIAAFAADITDFARRSGVDRTVVVNVASTEPAPSGGALPASSLYAAAALRAGCPYVNFTPSTGLHHPALSAPAEASGLPHAGRDGKTGQTLLRSVLGPMFAQRALAVRAWSGTNLLGGGDGAALADPAAAAAKNAGKERVLADTLGAPVEGEVHIDDVPALGDWKTAWDHIAFDGFLGARMFLQTTWQGCDSSLAAPLVLDLARLVARAHQRGLSGPLGELGFFFKDPVGDGPSSLAEQYGELKRFAGRLRDDADRAPGDGEGREGGQNGAAGENGPDRENGPVRENGPDREDGDAVAVRSDGRGVEGGAGR